The following are encoded together in the Vigna unguiculata cultivar IT97K-499-35 chromosome 2, ASM411807v1, whole genome shotgun sequence genome:
- the LOC114173993 gene encoding inositol 1,3,4-trisphosphate 5/6-kinase 4-like has product MGVVRGVILDESVLLAESGDDQTASTLRPGTESLTRILFLSKIHCGIAYDSGLLDDKVSILKRTADLYSLDCFALNDSASEAKPGWSNTDEGSVIYLISNKEFSPKLNRYNWLIVVLNVGGESSCHDPNIHQIESLEELPLTICRINKKLIGTNAVTVGYTMKPSRVEDFAKRGAFPLCPTQQGLMFVPLTSNLSLSSQLKYVDIVLHKATDEILSIEDDKPTFTQNMRALQKYLDQHQDICVIDPLSYIYPLLDRLEIQQVLLGLVELNTEGKCLIRGAHFSKVDNFDEFDFATGLSEARLSLPCIVKPKVACGVSDAHKMAIVFRVDDFKNLSVPLPAIIQEYVDHSSTLYKFYVLGEKIFYAVKKSIPNFDILMKSSNGDEHKPLLFDSLKSMPTADSITSNESIDLKLVTDAANWLRRRLHLTIFGFDVVIQEGTHDHVIVDVNYLPSFKEVPDDIAIPAFWEAIRNKFDCRMSK; this is encoded by the coding sequence ATGGGTGTTGTGAGGGGGGTGATATTGGATGAATCAGTACTCTTGGCTGAAAGTGGTGATGATCAAACTGCATCCACTCTACGACCAGGAACTGAGTCTCTCACCCGCATACTCTTCCTGTCCAAAATCCATTGCGGAATTGCTTATGACTCGGGTCTTCTGGACGACAAGGTGAGTATTCTTAAAAGAACTGCTGATCTGTACTCACTTGATTGCTTTGCCTTAAATGACTCTGCAAGTGAGGCTAAGCCTGGATGGAGTAACACCGATGAAGGCAGTGTTATTTATCTGATTTCTAATAAGGAGTTCTCACCTAAGTTAAACCGCTATAATTGGCTTATTGTTGTTCTGAATGTTGGAGGCGAAAGTTCATGTCACGATCCTAATATACATCAGATTGAGAGCTTAGAAGAGTTGCCATTGACCATATGCCgcataaataagaaattaatcgGAACCAATGCTGTGACTGTGGGTTACACAATGAAGCCTTCGCGTGTGGAAGATTTTGCAAAGAGGGGTGCATTTCCTTTGTGTCCTACTCAACAGGGGTTGATGTTCGTGCCTCTCACATCCAATTTGTCTCTATCATCTCAGCTGAAGTATGTTGACATAGTTCTCCACAAAGCTACTGATGAAATATTATCTATTGAAGACGATAAACCTACTTTTACACAGAACATGCGAGCATTGCAGAAATATTTGGATCAGCACCAGGATATCTGTGTGATTGATCCACTGAGTTACATCTATCCATTGTTGGATAGGCTAGAAATTCAACAAGTTCTACTTGGCTTGGTAGAACTGAACACTGAAGGCAAATGTCTCATCAGAGGGGCTCATTTTAGTAAGGTTGATAACTTTGATGAATTTGATTTTGCAACTGGACTATCTGAAGCTAGATTGTCTCTTCCATGCATAGTGAAACCTAAAGTTGCTTGTGGTGTCAGTGATGCACATAAGATGGCAATTGTTTTCAGGGTTGATgattttaagaatttaagtgTTCCTCTTCCGGCTATTATTCAGGAATATGTGGATCATTCATCCACTTTGTACAAATTTTATGTCTTGGGTGAAAAGATTTTCTATGCTGTCAAGAAGTCAATACCAAATTTCGATATTTTGATGAAATCATCTAATGGTGATGAGCACAAACCTCTTCTGTTTGATAGCTTAAAATCTATGCCCACTGCTGACAGTATCACAAGTAATGAGTCTATTGACCTTAAGTTGGTTACAGATGCTGCAAATTGGCTTAGGAGAAGGCTTCATCTTACCATCTTTGGTTTTGATGTTGTGATTCAGGAAGGTACTCATGACCATGTAATTGTGGATGTAAACTATCTCCCATCATTTAAGGAAGTTCCTGATGACATCGCTATTCCTGCTTTCTGGGAGGCCATTAGAAATAAGTTTGACTGTAGGATGTCTAAATAA